Within Sorghum bicolor cultivar BTx623 chromosome 2, Sorghum_bicolor_NCBIv3, whole genome shotgun sequence, the genomic segment GACAGAGGGATGATGATCTTAGCAGGTGCAGGAGAGAAGCCACACTGCTCGATGCATTCCATGCTGAACTCCTCGGATGCCTGGCAAGACTCAAAGCTGCAGCACAGTTGGGCTTGCACAAGATAGTGATGGAGGTTGATGCTTCCTTGATTAAAGCTGCTTTCAGCGATGGGCGGTGTCGTCACCGAGCTGAGATTGCTTTTGTTGTCTGAATTTGTAGATGCCAAGGTTGAAGTCTGTCCTAGTGATGATTTTGTCACTCGGGAGTCTGTACCTCATTTCGTTGAGGGTTTGGTGACCAGCGATTTTGCTGAGTCCAATGAGTAATGGAAATCccaattaaaaaaaaaggattTCTGCATTTTCCTATGTTGCATCCAAATACCACAATAGAAAGTTCTGTGCATTTTGAATTCAGATTGTAAGCTCCATGCAACTTCAATCATATGTTTTTTATCAGTCCTATGTTTCAAAATTAAATCCTATGTTCCAAAGAGACCGTAGAATGTACATAATTGCATTTGTAGGAACGAGCGTGAGTGTATTTGTGCCTAACGAGAAAAAGCACAGTCATCTAGTATACCATGAAAAAGTCCACAACGTGATGCAGCGCAACTAGATTTTGCCTAGGAAACCTCTGTTTCCCGTCTTGTGGATATGCAACCATATGAAATACGgagtatataaatatatatataagtgcacAGCCTGTGCTATTTCAGGAGTTGGCAGCTCTCCATCAACTGAAGTTGTTAATATTTTTCGCTCCGCGGAGCAGCACGTTGGTCCAACATTGTCCTTGGTTTACCTAATAAACAAAAATAGCATTGTCCTAGGCTAATCCTTAGGCAACATATACGTTCACCAAACGAACATAACACTACAGCGATATCATTAATCATTAGCATACACGGTTAcgctttttaaaaaaaacataagtTATGCTTCATGTCTTGATGCTCTTTACCTAAACCAGCTAATTGGTTAAGACATCGAACAAGTTCTGGCTCCACCGACCAAAATTCCTTGACGTCGTCATCTTCTTGCATTCTTTTCATGAGCTTTTGATTAGCATATGTGGTGCCTAGCCTACATCTTTGGATGGGTCTGTGTAACTTCTATCTGAAGcatttgtttgttttctttgcacTCTGGACGTATACACAGAACGTTCGAACCTTGCTAATCATGACTCTGCATGGACCATATCTGCAGAGGGCCGGCCGGGGCCTCTGCATGAACGAACTAGCTCTTGACAGCCGGACAGGGCATGCGTTGTCTGCAAGCGATTTGTTCCATCATACGCTATGGCCTATGGCCCCCTCGTGCTGGAGCATCAAGATCAAGCACAAGCAGGCCCTGGTTTCATTTGTACTTGTAATGTATTTATAAATACTTTGTCAGTAGTCCAGTGATAATACTGATACGACGTATGTGTATACAGCATGAGCGATCAGCGTGTACTGCATATAATATTTCCAGCTCAGTTTCGAGGAAGATGACGAGGAGCAAGTAGCTGGTGGAGCAATGTGATCTTAAACAATCAGTAGATGCTGTTGTGGATAGCCTCATCAGAGATGGAATCTTCGGTCTGCACAGTACGGCATGCCACGAAAATGTACGACACTGCGAGACTGAAGATGCCATTGCCGCCATGGCCTGCCCCCAAGATCGGTGCCTCCAGTCGATCTGATTTAGCACGAACACGAGCACCGGCATGGGCGGAGCAGTTCGTGTCCGCTCGTAGGCACACAAGTCTTAGCAGCCCAGCTGTGGCGCCGAACAATTATACAACAGACCTTTTGAAAAAGTTCAAGACGATCGAGTGCGAAGATTCAGTGTTTTAACTTGCAGGACATACAACAAAAGGGCATTGCATGATTTGCAGGGCTGTCCAGTTAGCTATATGGTACACCTTCTAATTCGCTTTTGGGGTTTCGAGGTCGCTCATGTCTAGCTCGATGTGGCGCCGCTGCATGGGAGGATCCAATGCAATGCAAGTACAGAGCACACGCCACACAATCAGGAGCGGCGAAAGGGACGGCTGATCTGTATGCCGGAGCACGATCTGGACAGGATGGCCGCCGAGCGCTGCGAGAGGGACGGCACCGGAGCGGCAGCTAGCGCTGGTTACGCTCGCATTGCACCTACCTGAGCCACGCTTCGTTTCTGCGAGCCTCTCGCACGATCGTGTCGGGAAGAAGACAACGTATGTACGTGCCAGGTCAGGATCGGATCGAGAGCTTCATTCTTCGTTCCCCAAAAACGCCGCCCCTGGCGGCTGGCGGTGTGCAGTGCACCGGTGGGAATGTCGTGTTCCGGTGTTCATCGGTTCAGATGCATGCAATGCATCCCGGCGTggtctagaaaaaaaaaaacacgatGCATGCAATGCATGGTTCGTTTCCCCGAACGATCTCCTTCCTCATCGTGGCGTGTCGTGAATAGCTCGCGCACCACCGATTTGGGACGGAAGCAAAGTTTGGATGATCTGATCTCTCAGTCTCTCTCAGGTACGGTTGAAATGGCAAAAATGTTTGGAGCAGCTGCCTGCGCGACGAGACGACACGCCGTGAAACTCAGAGTGGCGGGATCCGGCATTCTCGCTGGTGATCGAACTGGACAACTGAGGAAGCAGCTGGCCACCGGTCGACGCGCGGAACGGCAGGCAGACAGCAGCGCGGCAGGAACGTTATTGTGACGCGGACTGTGCGGTCAGTGCGTGCTCTCGACCGGTGAAGGGGCCGGGCAAGCAAGCCCAATGCATGCCCGCGACACGCATCGATTGACCGGTCGGTCCGTCGGTCGATCACTCGCTCGGTGGTTGCGCTCGGGCCTGGCGGAGCTCGGAGCGACGCGGACGTCGCAGCCAAGCAGAGGGAGGCAGGCAGCAACGCCCCTGCCGGCGAGTGGTGTGCATTTCTCCGCGGGCGAGTGATGCAGCCAGTTCGTTCGCTCGCTACGTCGCGGGCGCACGGACCGGACCCCCGGAACCCGTACGCGGAGTGGGCGCGCTGCGCGCACTGTTGCTGCAGGTGCTCGGCACACGGGACACACGGCGGCGCGTGCGGCAGCCGCTTGGTTGAATGCGCCCGCCCGGCGGTGCGATCGGGCCGGGGTCGGGGGTGTCCTGGTGGGTCGCGTGCCGCTTTCACCGTTTCACGAGCACATGCGGGCGCCGGTCGTCCGCGCCGCGGGAGGGTGTGTGGGGGAACGTGGTCGCCACGAGCCGCGACGCTTCGGCAGTTAAGCAGTTTGGCCTCTCTCGGAAACTACGTATGTCCGGTAGTCGTCGTAGCTACGGGACCCGCTACCGATGCCATTGTCCGGCGCTCTGTACGACTGTAGCCCGGTCCACGGTGCCAACTACCGCTGAGGCCTGCAAGGCCGGGAGCAGAGAGGGAAAAGAGGGCCCAAACAACATGAGAAGCAATGAAGCATGGTCGATTGTGCAGGAGAATCAATTTTGAGACAGACCACAGGAAGCGATAAAGATAAGGACGACGCTAACGCGCGAGCCATCAGGTGCGACCACTCTTGGCGCTTGTGCGTCTTCTTCCTCCCCCGTCGCCCAGCAGCAGCTGTGCCACCCTCCTTTAACCCTAGGGTGCCGGCAAGCTAGGTTGTCCTTGTTCTCGTCTCGGCCCCACCATCGGTGGCCGGTGGCGAGGCGCCTCGCCATGCAACCCTCAACTCGGCCCTGTCCACCCTAATCCTAGGGCAGGGCCTGCTGGTGGCCCCACCTAGCCGTGCCCTCGCCGCCTCACTTGTGGCCCTTCAACCCACCACCAGCGTCATGTCATGGACGCCTCCCCCCTTCCCCCCAACCCCCCTTCTAAGGTTACTAGAGATGGAAACCCTAACCTCGTTGTTGCCAGAACCCTAGCCATCGCCGACTTCTTCTTCGTCTCCGGCGCGAGCatgggagggagagggagacgtGCGGAGagggttgggggggggggggggtcaaaCCGTGTCACATATTTGATTTTGCGTAAAGACAAATCGTCCTCAGTTAGCTTTGACATACTTCGTAGATAGTACTTCCTTTATCCCAAACAAATGCTATCGCTATTgatcaaactttcttaaatttaattaaatttataaaaaaaatattagtaaCTTTTTATATCtataaataagtttattataaaaacaTATTCAAATCTATCTATTGATAAactatgtactataaatattaatattttatatatacatTCGATCAAAGCTAGAATGTTTGATTTTTCGAGAATTGAGAATGCCATTTTTATAGGTGGAAAGAATATATCAACAAGGGACATGCTATGGCCTCGTCTACGCCAATGGCTTACTGCTACCTGTGTAGTGGAGTTGTTATGGGTTTGTTTGGTTGATGTTTTTGACTTAGCCTGGCTAGCCAACTAAGCCAAGGTACCCCAAGTCTGGCTCTCCCAACGCAAGAGGTAGCTGTTTGGTTTACTTATCTTAGCTAAGTCTGGATTACTTTGATCATGTTTGGTTGTCTAGTACTCTGATCAGCTTGAATACAGTCACCTCTTCCTTGTTCCGGTAGCTTTACCTCTTTGAGGCATTACATCGAACAGTTGGTGAGTGATGCTCTGCCTCGCCGATGCTGCAGAAGAGCTCTGCCTCCAACCATGGCTACCGATGCTACAGATTtccgtgcggcgcacgacgagCTCTGCTCCACCAGACCACGACGGCCCAGCTAAGCTGGCCGCCATGCCCAACACCGAAAGCGACCACCACCACGGCATCCCCGCGCGTGCAGGACGCCAATGGCGCCTTCCCAGATGCCCGGATCGGCAGCCCCATGTACCCGTCTTCGGCCACCCACGATGGTTGCCGCCGaaggagcagcaacagcaacaggacgtggaggaagaggaggacccCGACGGCGCTAGCACGACCACCGTGCGGGTGCCGCTCGGGCGGCTCCTCCTGGAGGAGCCGTGGTGCGACAACACCGACGCCGAGCTCGACGGTGTGCCGGCGGAGACCTACTGTCTGTGGTCCCCTGGGGTTTCGCCGCCGCCGCTAACAGGATCACCTCGGCAGGCGTCCCCCGAGCGCTGCTGGAGGAGCGGATCCAGGGTCGTCGACAAGTCGACGTCGTTCCTCCCGTGCAAGTAGGGTCTTGTGGAGCTGGTTGCAAGCGTCGCCACGTGCTGGCGGAGCTGCAGACGAGCGTGGATTTGGAGGTGGGGGCGGTCGTTTGAGTCTAGTGGGGATTGTCGGCTTGGAAGGAGGGATTCAGAGTCCGCTGTCGGAGTTTCTCCCACCGACCGCTTGACGAACTCTGACGACGGCGTGGTGTCCCTCCTGACACCTTGTTCCAGGCACGACCGTCGAAGTCCCAGGCGCAGGCCAGATCTAGAGCTCGCCGCTCAGTGCGATgggggaaggaggaggaggctcgTTGGCCGGtggggtggaggaggaggagggctcgCCGGCCGATGCGGTGGAGGACTCGCCGGCCGGGTCTTCTAGAGGAGGAGCACCAAAGTCGAAGGGAGAGAAGAAGACCGAAGGTAACGGGAACCGTCACTCGCCCCTGGACAAGCCAGGCTCCGCGAGAACGCCCAAATCAGGCATTTCCAGTAAGCCATCCAAATTGGTATGGAATGAGCTTGTAGAAGCCTGACTACCAGGCCATACAAGTCTAAGTTGTATTATGGAAGCCTAGCTAAAGCCTAGACCACGCAACCAAACAGAGTCACAAGCCGCCAATAAAAAATCAAGCCTAGAAGTGCCTGTGACTAATCTATATTACAAAGTTTTTTCGATTGTTGCAAGAAATGCGAAGTATAGAATTAGAAATACCTTCATCGTCCGGGAGTCCCTTCCCAATCTGAAATTCCCGTCGCCAGCGGTGGGTGGGAATTAACCAAGCAAATACATAAGAACTTTAACCATAAAGAAAAGGGCTACATGATTTCAGCTAGCAAATGTAACTTACACCTGTACATTTTAATATACAATGCCGTACGTTTCCCAAATAGTGGTACAACATCGCATCAGCGTCCTGTCAATGTAAATTTGCGAAAGGGACGAATGAAGTGTGAAAAATTACAATATTTATATAAGCAAAATCCACAGAGttgcactcaggcaatcactttgGAACGCAATCAATGAGTTGGCGCTTCTTTAACTTCCCATGGGTTACAATTTCAATTTGATCTTCTCTGACCATTTGAATATATCTGAATAAACCTGGTCGCCACCAATTTCCTCACCGGTTGCCCCAGCAGCTATTCTGATGATGTCCTCAATCAGAGCAAAGTTCCCCATTATATCAACATGTGCACCGCTCTGAGTGCCCCTGCCTTCCAGGAGAGTCGAGGGTGGTGAATGGCTGTATTCTCTCACGTAAGTCTTGCTGCCGGCAGGGTTGAAACGAGTTTTGCCACGCCATCCTTTTGCACACATGTAGCCCGCACTAAGAACTGGAACAGTTTCATCACCATCAGCTAAGTAAACACCCCCTTTCAAGCAGCTATTTTCCTCCCCACCTTCAGCCGAGGAGTCAATCCGGAAAGGTATATTACACTCTGCCTGCGGGGCAACCTTATAGACATATGCCCTTTCGGTAGGAATGCCTACTCCGTACATCGAAAATATTTCCATGTCAGGAGCATTCGGTAGCCTGAAGATGAAATGATCATATgttataatactagaataatggaAACATAAATAGCCTGAGAATAGCTATTATAACATATAGAATAGGAACGTTGGCAAAGAACTCATACTTTGTTTCCAAGGGGTTTGACCAATATTTGTAATGTTGGTATTTCGGATCATCCAAGTTATCAGCAATTCCATATGAGAAGTGGACATTTCCACGCTGCATCATCCTTGGAGCAACGAAGTGAAGGAGGTCTATAACAGAACTAGCAGTGTAAACTTTGTAGTCCTCAACTGCCTTTATTCCACCCCATCCTAATTCATGATATTCTGTCCAGATCTCCCGGCATGAAGTATTTGAATGGGCAATACTATTACCTTTAACAGCATCCTGAAATGATCAAAGCACAGTTTTGCTCCAATATTAAAAATACATCATATGCAGCTTATAGTCCATTTTCATAAATTTGTCCAAAATATACACCTTATGAGGCCACAATATATACTGATGTCGAGCAACAAACAGAAGGCAAACCTAGTATTGCTTCAATGGTCTCAGTAAAAGTGTTTAGTGAGTGTTTAGTACTAACTTTAAACCACACTAAGTCCTGGTTGTTAATAACTCACTACTGCAACTAAAATAGGTCTTTCAAGATGATTCAAACTAGCACAACTGACAACGTTATCTCCAAGTTTATAAACATATGGAAACAAATGCATACTAGACAAGAAAATATCCGAAACAGATCAGATAAGCCAAATTGTAAAAGGCAATAAGGAAAAAAACCACACCCAAGGAAACAGGCAAAAACATGTTAATAAGCTTCTGAACACTCACACGAAATTCTATCTGCTCAATCTCTGAAGAAGGTGCTTCCGCTACATCTTTACCAAAGGATACCAGCCTTCCATAGTTAATAGGCTCAGGTTGAACTTCGACATTTTCCCCATTGCTATCCTTAGAAACCTCGGTATCATTGGTTTTGTGCTTCTTAGCTTTACATTCAAGGCCATCTTCTGGAGACCAATCCAGATTTCCCCAAATTGTATCACCACCTTTAGGAATCATTGACATTGTCGAATCCCATGTTCGGGTCATACGCATCAAATGGCGCAAAGTTTGGAGCCCAAGAAAATCGGAGTCCAGAACATCAGGAGCAATAGCTCTGtacataaacaacaaaacttagTGGGGAACTAATTTTCTTACTCTTGCCAGAGAGCAATTTTCTTTGGACAAATAACTATAAGAAAATCAGGATAGAATGTCATCCAGCAGCTCCAAGTTCATGTTTGAACAAAATCAGAAAATATAATTCAAATGCATTCACATTGGTACTGCATTCACATTGGTACACCTGGACAACCACATTCTAAACAATGTCTGGACTCATTTAAGCTCACATATGGACATTATGACTCATGGGATGACAAAGCGCACGAAGAAAACTTCTGTACCATTTTAGGATAAATGACACCACCAACATAGCTCCAATTTACCCATGTGAACGTATTACTGCCCAATTTAGGGAATTAACGATAGATCACAGAGAAATGCTTAGATTTGTGTTAGTGATTATGCTTGTTTTAGGAATTAATGATTGCATTATTGTTGTGACATCTTGAATTCAGAAGTTACTCTGTCCATTCAAAATATGGTGTTTAatgcttgttttcttttttaagAATATAGGATCTTTACAACTTCAAGGATAATATTCCATTTTTCTGTTACTCCCTTGCTTTAACAAATGAAATAATTGTCTCATGCAGCTGAACCAGAATAGTTGCATACATGCAAAAAAACATGCATTTCTAGAAATCATAGAATATTAAAGAGCAAAAGGTATTATCAGCTAATATAGAATGATGTATGCTAACTAGTATAGACAAAGAGTGGAACATTTCGGATGCAATTTTATAAAGAACAACATTGTGAAACAATATTATCTAAGTAGGCATCGCCTAGTAAACTTCACACCGGTAACATGAAAATACCTACTAAACTAGCAAAGTCTTATTTTAGTTACCTAGCAACGGCAACATCTTTGGCTTCAGATGAGAAAAGCCCAGCAACTGCCTTGGGAACTCCTAAGAAAGGTCCACCAATATTCATTACAGCTTTAATATGCTTCTCACACCAGTTTggaccgccgccgcctcccatGGGAGGAGGTGCTTCAACCCATTTCATAAAATGCAGAAAATAGAGGACCCCCATGGAGTGCGGGATCACTACCACCCTATTTCCACCATTTGTTGCTACCATGAGTTCAATGTTGCTCTTTATTCTGCTCAAAGTTTGATCACGAACCTGCATATAGTAATCTGCATTACAAATATGGCAATGCATTCTATACCAGAACCATTTACACAGTGGGAACTATCACCAAGCATCAGAATTAAAAGTTCAGAACCAAATAGCCAATCCATGGTGATTTCTGACTAAATTTACTGGTATAATGCCATCAAAGAAGGGTACCTCAGTGTTCTGGAAAGATAACCTCCAATCATATGCAGCCATGTACATGGTCTTTTCTTCATATCCAATACGAGCTAAATTGGCAATTAAGACAGCCCAAACAAAATATCCAGGAACGAAATAGTCTGCTGCAACAAGGCCTGTGACTGGCCTAACCCTTATTCCAGGTTTGTCTAATCCTGTTTCGTTGTCCAAAGACATATGTTCAACCCAGCATAGAGGTCTGAAACAAAACGAATATTTGATCAGAAAGAGAAAGTAGTAGCCAAAGAAAAAGTGCATAGCTGCTATGGCATAATATGTTTATTATGTTTCATCTGAGTATTGTCAACCTTACTACTAGGGGAAGAGTGCAGATACAATAGGTGCTCATATGATGCATAACAAGCACATATGTTCACAGTTCACCACAATTGATTTGATAAAGATGTAATGTTAAAATATGTCCTCAAAATGGGATGTGGAACCTGATAACCTGTCCTCGTATTTCGTAGGACAGCAAATGAACAAGTGAAGCGGGAGATTCATTAATTTAATGTTCTTCATGATGTGCATAGTAAATTGGATCTCAACTGAcgaaggaaaaaaaatatgaaactgcAATACCTAATTTTCCTGGTACCTAAAATAATGTTAGGTCCAATGAGGCTTAATGCACTTCAGATTTCAGAATGACAGAATCCAAATATTTGCAACCGAAAACAATCATCCAGCCAAAATTTTAGCAGAAATAATTACAGTAACTGTTAAGACAAAATGTAAGGCATTTCTTTTTCCCTGTAGTATACATGGATAGCTCACCGGCACAAGGCTAATAAGGAAGACCAGCAGGCGTGTTGGTCAAAATTCTGGTTAGTACTCTTGTCAGAAAGTACATGGCAGGCAACATGGACCTTTCTAGAAAAGCAATACCTGAATGATACAACTGCTAGAGGGGACCAAATTCTTTCTGAAACTTTGCTTGGCATGCTTAATACCACACAAAAAGCTCCTGCTTTTCATGCAAAATGCAGTTTTCTTCTGAAAGTTTAGAAACTACATGATTTAGGAAAATAATTCCTCTTCTTCAGGACACAAAAACAGTTCCCATCACCTAAACCAAGTAAGGATGAGAGAGAAATAGTACAAGAAAAGTGTCGGTGCTTTATAGTTTCACAAGACCCCAGTGCTGAACTTGAGAAGCCACATAACTAAAAGAGACAGCCAACCTACTCACCAAGTACAAGGCAAATTGAAAACACACAGAAATTTTGGACCCTTGCACATGAACAAAAAAGATAAATCATAGAGGAATTATCATTGCTGAGATCCCAATGAGAACCTTGTCAGTGAGATAGCTCCACGGCTCTCAAAAGAAGTTCCTTAAAGGCAACTCAAAGTCTCAAAGGAATTAAATCCTTaaacaaaaatatataaaataccATGCTGATTGACTATCAGTAACATTGGCAAATCAATACAAGGTGCAAAATAGAGTAACATTGGACTACTCCGAGTAACATTAGCAAAACATTTAACCTGTACTTTCTAAAGACAACATCAACGACCAAAAAGTAAACTTAAAGAACAAGTGATGTACTAGACAACAAACATTCAATTGACGTCCAACCAACCGAAACTAAATAAACTCTCATAAACCATACAAAACTCCAGTGCTATGTTACTTATATATGATTAAATTCACGAGGACTACTGTAATTACGGAAACAAAAACagcaaaaaagaagaaaagaaggaGAAAAGCACCTCTTGTATACGTCACCAAATGTGCCGCCCCATAGCCGCTTGCGGAAGAGCCCCTCGGCGCACTGGTGGCCCTCCCATAGCTCGAGCCCTCCGGTGACGATGCCGGGGACGAAGACGACGGGGTGCTTAACACGGAGCCCCTCCTTCTGCAGCTTGACCCCGGGAGGGTCCGGGAGCGGCCCCGTGATGGCCTCCGTGACATACTGCGGG encodes:
- the LOC8081010 gene encoding phospholipid:diacylglycerol acyltransferase 1, whose protein sequence is MSLLRRRKQPQPPPPPSDGDGSDHDDSDKGKKPSSSSSSAPPSKEATRRTKAKWSCVDSCCWLVGCVCSAWWLLLFLYNAMPASFPQYVTEAITGPLPDPPGVKLQKEGLRVKHPVVFVPGIVTGGLELWEGHQCAEGLFRKRLWGGTFGDVYKRPLCWVEHMSLDNETGLDKPGIRVRPVTGLVAADYFVPGYFVWAVLIANLARIGYEEKTMYMAAYDWRLSFQNTEVRDQTLSRIKSNIELMVATNGGNRVVVIPHSMGVLYFLHFMKWVEAPPPMGGGGGPNWCEKHIKAVMNIGGPFLGVPKAVAGLFSSEAKDVAVARAIAPDVLDSDFLGLQTLRHLMRMTRTWDSTMSMIPKGGDTIWGNLDWSPEDGLECKAKKHKTNDTEVSKDSNGENVEVQPEPINYGRLVSFGKDVAEAPSSEIEQIEFRDAVKGNSIAHSNTSCREIWTEYHELGWGGIKAVEDYKVYTASSVIDLLHFVAPRMMQRGNVHFSYGIADNLDDPKYQHYKYWSNPLETKLPNAPDMEIFSMYGVGIPTERAYVYKVAPQAECNIPFRIDSSAEGGEENSCLKGGVYLADGDETVPVLSAGYMCAKGWRGKTRFNPAGSKTYVREYSHSPPSTLLEGRGTQSGAHVDIMGNFALIEDIIRIAAGATGEEIGGDQVYSDIFKWSEKIKLKL